The following coding sequences lie in one Apium graveolens cultivar Ventura chromosome 1, ASM990537v1, whole genome shotgun sequence genomic window:
- the LOC141724916 gene encoding uncharacterized protein LOC141724916: MDRSTFMEMLREVQRGQNPTANGQDRDGQTMFDRFIKQRPNCFKEAKTPIDAEAWIDHMEKIFRVLECSEVEKARFATYRLEGDANTCWKFVVASHAPGYENTLTWQVFKTQFDQRYFPASISEEYVREHQCITQRDDESVADFQVRFQRLAGYARSVAGSEADKIMKFMWALKNSIHNHIISNRYTSMDTLVDSARDQELHQADFLKK, from the coding sequence ATggataggagtacttttatggagATGTTGCGGGAAGTTCAACGTGGACAGAATCCCACTGCTAACGGGCAAGATCGAGATGGTCAAACTATGTTTGATCGTTTTATAAAGCAAAGACCCAATTGTTTTAAGGAGGCCAAGACTCCCATTGATGCTGAAGCTTGGATAGATCACATGGAGAAAATTTTCAGGGTCTTGGAGTGTTCAGAGGTGGAAAAGGCTCGATTTGCTACTTATCGTCTTGAGGGTGATGCTAATACTTGTTGGAAGTTTGTGGTAGCCTCGCATGCACCTGGCTATGAAAATACTCTTACTTGGCAGGTATTCAAAACTCAGTTTGACCAGAGGTACTTTCCAGCCAGCATAAGTGAGGAATATGTAAGGGAGCATCAATGTATTACTCAGAGAGATGATGAGTCGGTGGCAGACTTTCAAGTCAGATTTCAGAGGTTAGCTGGTTATGCGAGATCTGTGGCTGGGTCAGAAGCGGATAAAATCATGAAGTTTATGTGGGCATTGAAGAATTCAATCCATAACCATATCATCTCTAACCGCTATACATCCATGGATACCTTGGTTGACAGTGCCAGAGATCAAGAGCTTCATCAGGCTGACTTTCTCAAGAAATGA